In Aliarcobacter faecis, a genomic segment contains:
- a CDS encoding antA/AntB antirepressor family protein, translating into MSEIIKISSEIIGIKKINSVKARDLHKALGIIKPFTDWIKVQIQRTGLRINIDYIVFDEKVEAGNGFSFRKEYILDARSAKHIAMMSQGKKAENVRDYFVEIEEQYELLMQNPNIHELSGRVGGLTRSNNELRKELDKLKKNSKKRFENLEDDVDELKSKQFLITHKSFDEKLDLLFKRNKEILNRNANEFNRETFIKWLQEHNVFYGEYLEILRTDGTELQRWAINQFENEKKRRVEAEKELYKMKYRYEKTLNKISDLQKIAKNIVDFDMEIEKEMNMVDFG; encoded by the coding sequence ATGAGCGAAATTATAAAAATATCAAGTGAAATTATAGGAATTAAAAAGATAAATAGTGTAAAAGCAAGAGATTTACATAAGGCTCTTGGAATTATAAAACCTTTTACAGATTGGATAAAAGTTCAAATCCAAAGAACAGGGTTAAGAATAAATATAGATTATATTGTTTTTGATGAAAAGGTTGAAGCTGGAAATGGTTTTTCTTTTAGAAAAGAATATATACTTGATGCAAGAAGTGCAAAACATATTGCAATGATGAGTCAAGGTAAAAAAGCCGAAAATGTAAGGGATTATTTTGTAGAAATAGAAGAACAATATGAACTATTGATGCAAAACCCAAACATTCACGAACTAAGTGGAAGAGTTGGTGGACTTACTCGTTCAAACAATGAATTGAGAAAAGAGCTTGATAAATTGAAGAAAAACTCTAAAAAGAGATTTGAAAATCTTGAAGATGATGTTGATGAACTAAAATCAAAACAGTTTTTAATCACTCATAAAAGTTTTGATGAAAAGCTAGATTTACTATTTAAAAGAAATAAAGAGATTTTAAATAGAAATGCAAATGAGTTTAATAGAGAAACTTTTATCAAATGGCTACAAGAACACAATGTTTTTTATGGTGAATATCTTGAAATCTTAAGAACAGATGGTACTGAACTTCAAAGATGGGCTATAAATCAATTTGAGAATGAGAAAAAAAGAAGAGTTGAAGCTGAAAAAGAGCTATATAAAATGAAATATAGATATGAAAAAACATTAAATAAAATATCAGATTTGCAAAAAATTGCTAAAAATATTGTGGATTTTGATATGGAAATAGAAAAAGAAATGAATATGGTTGATTTTGGGTAA
- a CDS encoding phage major capsid protein, translated as MPKKKEDIQRKLAGFDTQRNFIVDKNAINEESRTISFILVSEQNEGERYDWWKDEVFIEKLDVNGAKVERLKTFFKDHNRSVDSAIGKIENVRVEDGKLKADVVFGTDEASEKIFRKYVDGILTDCSIGYRILSTKIEERKGEPTLVTVTEYEIFELSAVGVGFDRGATVGRELNLNKGDDSMNEELKKELEQLRSIVDGLTAEQQTRKVQLEKMEEESKRAMDSNNFKNEQTRTAEIMDLTTAGHLTLERASEFVKTGASIDEVRKAIIDEKTRVSQTVVVGGTPDAESMVRSIEDSIIARCGVQVELKDNYFRGASLTDMARHLLGVSSMDRLDIAQRSMSNDQFALLLGNVANRVLVSNFEEQEGTYHLWTSNVDLPNFKIQNDVSIKNPNGRLAKLKEKGELENLELDENGEAWKLESFGNKFTFTRQMLINDDLGAFTNIVAQFGQMAKRTANGRVYDLLQKKGDFANYKMNDNKPLFDTSHKNLDNGATLSSESLSAARVRMRRQMDGEIALNINPKYLIVSPENEATALRILTSEADPTGNNSGVTNIHKNSLTVIIESELDANPWYLAAARKTIKTGTLAGTGGQPIVQERLRSGGGIEYDCLFDFGLVVEDFRGLYKNLGA; from the coding sequence GTGCCAAAGAAAAAAGAAGATATACAACGAAAATTAGCTGGATTTGATACTCAAAGAAATTTTATTGTTGATAAAAATGCAATAAATGAAGAGAGTAGAACTATATCTTTTATCCTTGTTTCTGAACAAAATGAGGGTGAAAGATATGACTGGTGGAAAGATGAAGTTTTTATTGAGAAACTAGATGTTAATGGAGCTAAAGTTGAAAGACTTAAAACATTCTTCAAAGACCACAATAGAAGTGTTGATTCTGCTATAGGAAAAATTGAAAATGTAAGAGTAGAAGATGGAAAACTAAAAGCAGATGTAGTTTTTGGAACTGATGAAGCAAGTGAAAAAATCTTTAGAAAGTATGTAGATGGGATTTTAACTGATTGTTCAATTGGTTATCGAATCTTATCTACAAAAATTGAAGAGAGAAAAGGTGAACCAACACTTGTAACTGTAACAGAATATGAGATATTTGAACTTAGTGCAGTTGGAGTTGGTTTTGATAGAGGTGCGACTGTAGGTCGAGAATTAAATTTAAATAAAGGAGATGATTCTATGAATGAAGAGTTAAAAAAAGAGTTAGAGCAGTTAAGATCTATTGTAGATGGTTTAACAGCTGAACAACAAACGAGAAAAGTTCAGTTGGAAAAAATGGAAGAAGAATCAAAAAGAGCAATGGATTCAAATAATTTTAAAAATGAACAAACAAGAACAGCTGAAATTATGGATTTAACAACTGCTGGACATTTAACACTTGAAAGAGCTAGTGAATTTGTAAAAACTGGTGCGTCTATTGATGAAGTTAGAAAAGCAATTATTGATGAAAAAACAAGAGTTTCTCAAACTGTTGTTGTAGGTGGAACTCCTGATGCAGAAAGTATGGTTAGAAGTATTGAAGATTCAATCATTGCTAGATGTGGAGTACAAGTTGAGTTAAAAGACAATTATTTTAGAGGTGCATCTTTAACTGATATGGCAAGACATTTACTAGGTGTAAGTTCTATGGATAGATTAGATATTGCACAAAGATCTATGAGTAATGATCAGTTTGCACTTTTACTTGGAAATGTAGCAAATAGAGTTTTAGTTTCAAATTTTGAAGAGCAAGAAGGAACTTATCATCTTTGGACTTCAAATGTAGATTTACCAAATTTTAAAATTCAAAATGATGTAAGTATCAAAAACCCAAATGGAAGACTTGCTAAATTAAAAGAAAAAGGTGAGTTAGAAAATCTTGAATTAGATGAAAATGGAGAAGCTTGGAAGTTAGAAAGCTTTGGAAATAAATTTACATTTACAAGACAGATGCTTATAAATGATGATTTAGGGGCATTTACAAATATTGTTGCACAGTTTGGACAGATGGCAAAAAGAACTGCAAATGGTAGAGTTTATGATTTATTACAAAAAAAAGGTGATTTTGCAAACTATAAAATGAATGACAATAAACCTTTATTTGATACTTCTCATAAAAATTTAGATAATGGAGCAACTTTATCTAGTGAATCTTTAAGTGCTGCAAGAGTTAGAATGAGAAGACAAATGGATGGAGAAATAGCTTTAAATATTAACCCAAAATATTTAATAGTAAGTCCAGAAAATGAAGCAACAGCATTGAGAATCTTAACAAGTGAAGCAGACCCAACAGGAAATAATAGTGGAGTTACAAATATTCATAAAAACTCTTTAACCGTAATTATTGAGAGTGAATTAGATGCAAATCCTTGGTATTTAGCAGCTGCTAGAAAAACTATAAAAACTGGAACTTTAGCTGGAACTGGTGGACAACCAATTGTTCAAGAAAGACTTAGAAGTGGTGGAGGTATCGAATATGATTGTTTATTTGATTTTGGTTTAGTGGTTGAAGACTTTAGAGGTCTATATAAAAATTTAGGAGCATAA
- a CDS encoding phage tail tape measure C-terminal domain-containing protein, producing the protein MSKDLRIKLKIDSDTGELIVTQKEFGKLSKLIDKSSNSAKSFGQTLKSIAGYAAIGYTIKQGFDAIIFAAKDFTNTASEFEKYGSTLETIEGSSVKAKESLKWIEDFAKKTPYELSQVTEAFVQMRAYGLNPTNGSLRSLGDAASAMNKPIMQAVEAMADAMTGENERLKEFGIRASMKGDEIAYNWTDSSGKAKHVIIKNNSEIIESTLESIFNSKYQDAMQNQMSIYDGMISNLRDQWAQFKKDFMDAGLFAFIKAFIKTFTESFTQSFNLVSGGYEGLTNVFISGFKTTIESLAIVYQGFKSLKIVFNVITVAFKTSVGAILAGISLLSKGVNTVIEAYNEGASILNLDPIEIRFNDQTENINKIKESIKEDLTDISDAWKDGLSATGIAESFNASLMNNYSKIKNETDKLVDSIKPTVNGALDGQFQFNSSNKSSGTKTKNEPKEKNNTEQYDNHIKAYYDFLEDKKRANRYFEDDFNKSLMTQSQYQIYELNKQKEEYSQYVEDKNKLDIWYESEFEKIQQSRVDIEKNGLDGIKEAFDDYIQHAGNSYRQMNNLFSNALYGMEDFLVDFIKTGKSSFSDFINSIAEDFIRMMIQINITKPLATAASSIDWGSMFSGFSFANGGIMTNQGAVSLKAYSNGGIANTPQLALFGEGRMPEAYVPLPDGRTIPVTMKNNQSGTNIVLNIENKTGQSIDASQISQVTKVDSEGKKIEIISIIMDAYNRNTMQLRDLFKGGM; encoded by the coding sequence TTGTCAAAAGATTTAAGAATAAAACTAAAAATTGATTCAGATACTGGAGAACTTATTGTTACTCAAAAAGAGTTTGGAAAACTTTCAAAACTTATAGATAAAAGTTCTAATTCTGCAAAATCTTTTGGTCAAACTTTAAAAAGTATTGCTGGATATGCTGCAATAGGATATACAATAAAGCAGGGATTTGATGCGATTATTTTTGCTGCAAAAGATTTTACAAATACTGCTAGTGAATTTGAAAAATATGGTTCAACTTTAGAAACAATAGAAGGAAGCTCAGTAAAAGCAAAAGAGTCTTTAAAATGGATTGAAGATTTTGCAAAAAAAACACCTTATGAGTTATCTCAAGTAACTGAAGCTTTTGTTCAAATGAGAGCTTATGGATTAAATCCAACTAATGGTTCTTTAAGATCTTTAGGTGATGCTGCAAGTGCTATGAATAAACCAATTATGCAAGCAGTTGAAGCAATGGCTGATGCAATGACAGGAGAAAATGAAAGATTAAAAGAGTTTGGAATTAGAGCTTCTATGAAAGGTGATGAGATTGCCTATAATTGGACAGATTCTAGTGGTAAAGCAAAGCATGTAATTATTAAAAATAATAGTGAAATTATAGAAAGTACATTAGAAAGTATTTTTAATAGTAAATATCAAGATGCTATGCAAAATCAAATGAGTATATATGATGGAATGATTTCAAACTTAAGGGACCAATGGGCTCAATTTAAAAAAGACTTTATGGATGCTGGATTATTTGCTTTCATAAAAGCTTTTATTAAAACATTTACAGAATCTTTTACTCAAAGTTTTAATCTTGTTTCTGGTGGATATGAAGGTTTAACTAATGTTTTTATTTCAGGTTTTAAAACAACTATTGAGTCTTTAGCAATAGTATATCAAGGTTTTAAATCTTTAAAAATAGTTTTTAATGTTATTACTGTAGCTTTTAAAACTTCTGTAGGAGCAATTTTAGCTGGTATATCACTTCTTTCAAAGGGAGTAAATACTGTTATAGAGGCTTATAATGAGGGAGCGAGTATATTAAATTTAGATCCTATTGAGATTAGATTTAATGATCAAACTGAAAATATAAATAAAATAAAAGAGTCTATAAAAGAAGATTTAACTGATATTTCTGATGCTTGGAAAGATGGATTATCAGCAACAGGAATTGCAGAATCATTTAATGCAAGTCTTATGAATAATTATTCCAAAATAAAAAATGAAACTGATAAATTAGTTGATTCTATAAAGCCTACAGTAAATGGTGCTTTAGATGGGCAGTTTCAATTTAATAGTTCAAATAAAAGCTCTGGAACAAAAACTAAAAACGAGCCAAAAGAAAAAAATAATACAGAACAGTATGATAATCATATAAAAGCTTATTATGATTTTTTAGAAGATAAAAAAAGAGCAAATAGATATTTTGAGGATGATTTTAATAAATCACTAATGACTCAATCTCAATATCAAATTTATGAGTTAAATAAGCAAAAAGAAGAATATTCACAATATGTTGAAGATAAAAATAAACTTGATATTTGGTATGAATCTGAATTTGAAAAAATTCAACAAAGTAGAGTAGATATTGAAAAAAATGGCTTAGATGGTATAAAAGAAGCTTTTGATGATTATATTCAGCATGCAGGTAATAGTTATAGACAAATGAATAATCTATTTTCAAATGCACTTTATGGAATGGAAGATTTTTTAGTTGATTTTATAAAAACTGGGAAATCTAGTTTTAGTGATTTTATAAATTCTATAGCAGAAGATTTTATAAGAATGATGATTCAAATAAATATTACAAAGCCTTTAGCTACTGCAGCTAGTTCAATTGATTGGGGCTCTATGTTTTCTGGCTTCTCATTTGCTAATGGAGGAATTATGACAAACCAAGGAGCTGTTTCACTTAAAGCATATTCAAATGGAGGTATTGCAAATACTCCACAACTTGCTCTTTTTGGTGAAGGTAGAATGCCAGAAGCTTATGTTCCACTTCCTGATGGAAGAACAATTCCTGTTACTATGAAAAATAATCAAAGTGGTACAAATATTGTATTAAATATTGAAAATAAAACAGGACAATCTATAGATGCTAGTCAAATTAGTCAAGTA
- a CDS encoding helix-turn-helix domain-containing protein: MNKQEFTDFLKNIDLSKKDFAELSNISYNTVNNWNDTNKPVPPWVKSWLDNYVKAKSYNDVKDKVLEIEGIK, translated from the coding sequence GTGAATAAACAAGAATTTACAGATTTTTTAAAGAATATTGATTTAAGTAAAAAAGATTTTGCAGAATTATCAAATATCTCATATAATACAGTAAATAACTGGAATGATACAAATAAACCTGTTCCACCTTGGGTTAAATCTTGGTTGGATAATTATGTGAAAGCTAAAAGTTATAATGATGTAAAAGATAAAGTTCTTGAAATAGAAGGGATTAAATAA
- a CDS encoding DUF2190 family protein yields MSVQKQAIEKYDGRVITYTCTKTVTVGDVIPLGVSMIGIAVNSGLVGEEISVEVEKVWIIKAKTQDVINLGDTLYWDDENKELTLEKTDNIYAGRAISSKGAVAGVVEVKINV; encoded by the coding sequence ATGAGTGTACAAAAACAAGCTATAGAAAAATATGATGGTAGGGTTATTACTTATACTTGTACGAAAACAGTTACTGTAGGGGATGTGATTCCTCTTGGTGTAAGTATGATAGGAATTGCTGTAAATAGTGGTTTAGTTGGTGAAGAAATAAGTGTTGAAGTTGAGAAAGTTTGGATAATCAAAGCAAAAACACAAGATGTTATAAATCTTGGTGATACTTTATATTGGGATGATGAAAACAAAGAGCTTACTTTAGAAAAAACAGACAATATTTATGCAGGTAGAGCTATAAGCTCTAAAGGTGCAGTTGCTGGTGTAGTAGAAGTAAAGATAAATGTATGA
- a CDS encoding phage portal protein → MNKIAQTLLWTSNVLTFGAVRKVYERAFYEGAKQTRLNRDFNIQNNHFELQASADRDMLRARARWLSANNPICKSIDNSIIKNVVGNGISLQSRINKNEVKNAEDFNNKIETLWNEFIKKQNFDVTGRASFRKFQKMLVKAKLVDGESLINCIWTKDKKFPLKFQLIEVDQLDISKKRNNDNTIFSGVEIDSFGKPIAYHLKTEVNSFSSKRFDAKNIIHFYDAERVTQYRGISEYAQTINNLKDFQAYNDSEIIKNRVLASFATFIKTSNVGGNIFGDKKLAEKSGSSDPIKEITAGMIKYLRPGEEVATVQSNQLGNSYNDFIKNTIRIISAGRDISYELAIRDYSQVNFSSARASLIQDNKRFDDEQILLVEDALNPMFEMFVDSVVLSGALQVPNDYWSNKEKYIKAVWIMPTREWVDPLKDIKSIESEIKLGLNSRTRAAAGKGRNFEDIIEEQINEEKLIAEKRKKAGLEPVLVEE, encoded by the coding sequence ATGAATAAAATAGCACAAACTTTACTATGGACTTCAAATGTACTAACTTTTGGTGCAGTTAGGAAAGTTTATGAAAGAGCATTTTATGAAGGTGCAAAACAAACTAGACTAAATAGAGATTTTAATATCCAAAACAATCACTTTGAATTACAAGCTTCAGCAGATAGAGATATGCTAAGAGCTAGAGCTAGATGGCTAAGTGCGAACAATCCTATTTGTAAAAGTATAGATAACTCAATTATAAAAAATGTAGTGGGAAATGGTATCTCTTTGCAATCAAGGATAAATAAAAATGAAGTAAAAAATGCAGAAGATTTTAACAATAAAATAGAAACTTTGTGGAATGAGTTCATTAAAAAACAGAACTTTGATGTAACAGGTAGAGCTTCTTTTAGAAAATTTCAAAAAATGCTTGTAAAAGCAAAACTTGTAGATGGTGAATCTTTAATAAATTGTATTTGGACTAAAGATAAAAAATTCCCTTTGAAGTTTCAACTTATAGAAGTTGATCAACTTGATATTTCAAAAAAGAGAAATAATGATAACACTATTTTTAGTGGAGTTGAAATAGATAGTTTTGGAAAACCAATAGCCTATCACTTAAAAACAGAAGTAAATAGTTTTTCCTCAAAAAGATTTGATGCAAAAAATATTATTCATTTTTACGATGCTGAAAGAGTTACTCAATATCGTGGAATATCAGAATATGCACAAACTATCAATAACTTAAAAGATTTTCAAGCATATAACGATAGTGAAATTATTAAAAATAGAGTTTTAGCCTCTTTTGCAACATTTATAAAAACTTCAAATGTTGGAGGGAATATTTTTGGAGATAAAAAATTAGCAGAGAAATCAGGAAGTAGCGACCCTATAAAAGAGATAACAGCAGGGATGATTAAATATCTTCGCCCTGGAGAAGAAGTTGCAACTGTGCAATCAAATCAGTTAGGAAATAGTTACAACGATTTTATAAAAAATACTATTCGAATAATATCAGCAGGAAGAGATATATCTTATGAACTTGCTATTAGAGATTACTCACAAGTTAATTTTTCAAGTGCAAGAGCTAGTTTGATTCAAGATAACAAAAGATTTGATGATGAGCAAATATTACTTGTAGAGGACGCACTAAATCCAATGTTTGAAATGTTTGTAGATAGTGTAGTTTTAAGTGGTGCTTTGCAAGTACCAAATGATTATTGGTCAAATAAAGAAAAATATATAAAAGCTGTTTGGATTATGCCAACTAGAGAGTGGGTGGACCCACTAAAAGATATTAAATCAATAGAATCTGAAATAAAACTTGGATTAAACAGTCGTACAAGAGCAGCTGCTGGAAAAGGTAGAAATTTTGAAGATATTATTGAAGAGCAGATAAATGAAGAAAAATTGATTGCTGAAAAAAGAAAAAAAGCTGGACTTGAACCAGTTTTAGTTGAAGAGTAA
- a CDS encoding phage tail tube protein gives MAKSLTDKTVVLFKYNATPTNGNAVTTSNVPFVKPSIKSKTYKDVGTGKLGNQKTYIDEHQTDTSFDLEILLRGNDKTGVAPITAPKIAELLKASGLIETVGADNISYKPNHNYVEPSICCVFQDDTKRIITGVMCDMKISGTVGEAAKATFTVQGFTVPAPIIEVNPTVTLDDNSLMIVSKVTAITLDGDILNITSFELSLNNEIKLDYATNMGEFVRKDFAPKMKLTGVKIKGDETAWSDLTSDEIREIEIVLGSGIGKTLTIVASQSKTSDMEENDDDGTVAFTRTFDLQGDSTGQNQFEIIWS, from the coding sequence ATGGCTAAATCATTAACTGATAAAACGGTAGTACTTTTTAAATACAATGCAACCCCTACAAATGGAAATGCAGTTACAACATCGAATGTACCTTTTGTAAAACCTAGTATAAAAAGTAAAACCTATAAAGATGTAGGAACAGGTAAACTTGGTAATCAAAAAACTTACATAGATGAACATCAAACAGATACTTCTTTTGACTTAGAAATATTACTAAGAGGAAATGATAAAACAGGAGTTGCTCCTATAACAGCACCAAAAATTGCTGAATTATTAAAAGCTAGTGGATTAATAGAAACTGTAGGAGCTGATAATATTTCTTATAAACCAAACCACAATTATGTTGAACCAAGTATTTGTTGTGTTTTTCAAGATGATACTAAAAGAATAATAACTGGTGTTATGTGTGATATGAAAATCTCTGGAACTGTTGGAGAAGCTGCAAAAGCAACTTTTACAGTACAAGGTTTTACTGTTCCTGCTCCAATAATTGAGGTAAATCCAACAGTAACACTTGATGATAATTCATTGATGATTGTTAGTAAAGTAACTGCAATTACTTTAGATGGAGATATCTTAAATATTACAAGTTTTGAATTAAGTTTAAATAATGAAATTAAACTAGATTATGCAACGAATATGGGTGAATTTGTTAGAAAAGATTTTGCTCCAAAAATGAAATTAACAGGAGTAAAAATAAAAGGTGATGAGACTGCATGGAGTGATTTAACTTCAGATGAAATTAGAGAAATTGAAATTGTTTTAGGAAGTGGAATAGGTAAAACTTTAACTATTGTAGCTTCTCAATCAAAAACAAGTGATATGGAAGAAAATGATGATGATGGAACAGTTGCTTTTACTAGAACTTTTGATTTACAAGGGGATAGTACAGGTCAAAATCAATTTGAAATAATTTGGTCATAG
- a CDS encoding phage terminase large subunit family protein gives MSVNPHINSKLLEALKKGFEPDPLMTVSEWADAYRVLPSESSSEPGQYRTERMPYLEEIAYELSPQSPTAEITVIKGTQLGFTELGNNMLFCYADLYPCPMLQILPTESAVRTHSSSKLWASIKVTPRLKNLFRARKSKDGSSITSLLFRGGSIALGWSNSAATFASMSRRVVICDDIDRWGEEIEGGDPLDLAKNRAEAFPNNKKIYYNSSPGKKHNSKILPKYESSSQALYTMKCPHCGEDIVFERDGFKFSYDEEYRLTDDVVFVCLNNGCIIEEHQKYEMMKKENGARYVHKFPEREHKGYRVPSYYSPFAKWNEIFQSFLDARKEQKQKKISIKMAGWVNTKDANVWEEKIEKLDIQEFLNRHEDYAADVPNGAYILTAGVDTQDDRLEVEVVGWGKYGESWSIAKLILEGDPKFPRVWQKLDNVLENSYKHESGIDMKILGLGIDSGGHRTDYVYNYCKTRVEQNVFCMKGDNSVETPILKSGISKNKDGSLRLYMIGVNSAKDVVYGQLTTKEVGPGYMHYPKKPEYNEEHFKQLTGEAKDKTTGRWKKFRARNEALDLRVYAMATLRILENQYYPNGIDWDDIELEFNARVEEELNIVRKVEKEIVEHNSFSDWRDNY, from the coding sequence ATGAGTGTAAATCCACATATAAACTCTAAATTATTAGAAGCTCTAAAAAAAGGTTTTGAACCTGATCCACTTATGACTGTTTCAGAGTGGGCTGATGCTTATAGAGTATTACCTAGTGAAAGTTCTAGTGAACCTGGGCAATACAGAACTGAAAGAATGCCTTATTTAGAAGAGATTGCTTATGAATTATCTCCACAAAGCCCAACAGCTGAAATAACTGTTATAAAAGGCACACAGCTAGGCTTTACAGAACTAGGGAATAATATGCTATTTTGCTATGCAGATTTATATCCTTGTCCTATGCTTCAAATTTTGCCAACAGAATCAGCTGTTAGAACTCACTCCTCTTCAAAACTTTGGGCTTCTATAAAAGTAACTCCAAGACTTAAAAATCTATTTCGTGCTAGAAAATCAAAAGATGGTTCAAGTATTACATCACTTTTGTTTAGAGGTGGGAGTATAGCTCTTGGTTGGTCCAATTCAGCTGCAACATTTGCTTCAATGAGTAGGAGAGTTGTAATTTGTGATGATATTGATAGATGGGGAGAGGAAATAGAGGGAGGTGATCCTCTTGATTTGGCAAAAAATAGAGCTGAAGCATTTCCAAACAACAAAAAGATTTACTACAATTCAAGTCCAGGAAAGAAACACAACTCTAAAATATTGCCAAAATATGAATCATCATCACAAGCACTTTATACTATGAAATGTCCACATTGTGGTGAAGATATAGTATTTGAAAGAGATGGATTTAAATTCTCTTATGATGAAGAGTATAGGCTTACAGATGATGTAGTTTTTGTATGTCTAAACAATGGTTGCATAATAGAAGAACACCAAAAATATGAGATGATGAAAAAAGAGAATGGTGCTAGATATGTACATAAATTTCCTGAACGAGAACATAAAGGTTATAGAGTGCCTAGCTATTATTCACCATTTGCAAAGTGGAATGAAATATTTCAAAGCTTTTTAGATGCAAGAAAAGAGCAAAAGCAAAAAAAGATTTCAATAAAAATGGCTGGTTGGGTAAATACAAAAGATGCTAATGTTTGGGAAGAAAAGATTGAAAAACTTGATATACAAGAGTTTTTAAATAGACATGAAGATTATGCAGCTGATGTTCCAAATGGAGCATATATATTAACTGCAGGAGTTGATACTCAAGATGATAGATTAGAAGTTGAAGTTGTAGGGTGGGGTAAATATGGAGAGAGTTGGAGTATAGCAAAATTAATTCTTGAAGGTGATCCAAAATTCCCAAGAGTTTGGCAAAAGCTAGATAATGTTTTAGAGAACAGTTACAAACACGAAAGTGGTATAGATATGAAGATTTTGGGATTAGGAATAGATAGTGGAGGGCATAGAACAGATTATGTTTACAACTATTGCAAAACAAGAGTAGAGCAAAATGTATTTTGTATGAAAGGTGATAACTCTGTAGAAACTCCAATTTTAAAATCTGGAATATCAAAAAATAAAGATGGAAGCTTACGACTTTATATGATAGGAGTAAATAGTGCTAAAGATGTAGTTTATGGACAACTTACTACAAAAGAAGTTGGTCCAGGATATATGCACTATCCAAAAAAACCTGAGTATAATGAAGAACATTTTAAGCAGCTTACAGGTGAAGCAAAAGATAAAACAACTGGAAGATGGAAAAAGTTTAGAGCTAGAAATGAAGCACTAGATTTAAGAGTATATGCTATGGCAACACTTAGAATACTTGAAAACCAATACTATCCAAATGGTATAGACTGGGATGATATAGAACTAGAGTTTAATGCAAGAGTAGAAGAAGAGCTAAATATAGTAAGAAAAGTAGAAAAAGAGATAGTAGAGCATAATTCTTTTAGTGATTGGAGAGATAACTACTAA